In one window of Streptomyces roseofulvus DNA:
- a CDS encoding NAD(P)/FAD-dependent oxidoreductase → MARQTQHTDELDEVDVVVVGAGIAGLTAARRLTGAGLSVAVLEAEPFVGGRHATGRTDGFRLDRVGRLLTLSPEELRALPGLDGVVPRPFAPGVLIHSDGRYARWGAPHPRNRRGALTVARALASAPRHPAASLDQARLGASLVRLAATPTQRLLARPDRTAREALSGRLPARTVQTVLRPLLAALLADPDLAVSSRRADLALRAFARGRVSVPEGGSAVVPERLAALLPPGTVRTGVRVTEVSAARVGTAEHGTVRCRAVVLATGARTAAALLPGLRVPAYHPVTVLHHTAPVAPTTEPALLVESDPGGPVAHTAVMSAVDPTRAPAGRPLITSTVLGTPPDDAERRVRKHLAALYGTSTDEWELLALHHTRDAVLATPPAHDPCRSVRLLAGLYVCGDHRGAGTLRSTLATGGRAAGAVLADLGLRPPVLEEAEEEAA, encoded by the coding sequence CTGGCACGACAGACACAGCACACGGACGAACTCGACGAGGTCGACGTGGTCGTCGTCGGCGCCGGGATCGCCGGGCTGACGGCGGCCCGGCGGCTGACCGGGGCCGGGCTCTCGGTCGCCGTCCTGGAGGCCGAGCCGTTCGTCGGCGGCCGGCACGCCACCGGCCGGACCGACGGCTTCCGGCTCGACCGGGTGGGGCGGCTGCTCACCCTCTCGCCGGAGGAGCTGCGGGCCCTCCCGGGCCTCGACGGCGTGGTGCCGCGCCCCTTCGCGCCCGGGGTGCTGATCCACTCCGACGGGCGGTACGCCCGCTGGGGCGCCCCGCACCCCCGGAACCGCAGGGGCGCGCTGACCGTGGCGCGCGCCCTCGCGAGCGCCCCCCGGCATCCGGCCGCCTCGCTGGACCAGGCGCGGCTCGGCGCCTCGCTGGTGCGGCTGGCGGCGACGCCGACGCAGCGGCTGCTCGCCCGGCCGGACCGGACCGCGCGGGAGGCGCTGTCGGGCCGGCTGCCGGCCAGGACCGTGCAGACGGTGCTGCGGCCGCTGCTCGCGGCCCTCCTCGCCGATCCGGACCTGGCGGTGTCGAGCCGGCGGGCCGATCTGGCGCTGCGGGCCTTCGCCCGGGGCCGGGTGTCGGTGCCGGAGGGCGGGTCCGCGGTCGTGCCGGAGCGGCTCGCGGCGCTGCTGCCGCCGGGCACGGTACGGACCGGGGTCCGGGTCACCGAGGTGTCGGCGGCCCGGGTCGGCACGGCGGAGCACGGCACGGTCCGCTGCCGGGCGGTGGTCCTCGCGACGGGCGCGCGGACGGCGGCCGCGCTGCTGCCGGGCCTGCGGGTGCCCGCGTACCACCCGGTGACGGTGCTGCACCACACGGCGCCGGTGGCGCCCACGACGGAGCCGGCGCTGCTCGTGGAGTCGGATCCGGGCGGGCCGGTGGCGCACACGGCGGTGATGAGCGCGGTGGACCCGACGCGGGCGCCGGCGGGCCGGCCGCTGATCACCTCGACGGTCCTCGGGACGCCGCCGGACGACGCCGAGCGGCGGGTCCGCAAGCACCTGGCGGCCCTGTACGGCACCTCCACGGACGAGTGGGAGCTGCTGGCCCTGCACCACACCCGGGACGCGGTGCTCGCCACTCCGCCGGCGCACGACCCGTGCCGTTCGGTGCGGCTGCTCGCGGGCCTGTACGTGTGCGGCGACCACCGCGGGGCGGGCACCCTGCGGTCCACGCTGGCCACCGGGGGGCGCGCCGCCGGCGCCGTC